The segment ccttaattaccttctTAAAGGCCCTGTGTGCAAAGAGAGTCTCTCAGAGGCTaggccttcaacatatgaattgggggcACACACAATTCAGACTGTAACAGGTATGTACCTCAGAAGGTTGTTGTGAGCAATGAATACAAACAATTTATGAGGAGCACTTGGCATGCGTTATGCTTAGTACATAGTAGCTGTTCTTATCAGAAGTTGCCAGTGCCACCCTTGCTGACTGGGGTTTACACTCAGAGTAGAGAGGTGTGAGGTATGCTCGGTAGGTGGCAGGTGGTTGGAGAATCTGGTGGAGTCAGACTTGCCATTTCCTTATATGTGATCTTAGTGGTGGCAGTACTGAGTACCAGTGGGGCAGAACTGGACACTTGGGTCTGAGTCAGCTGCCTTCCCTTTCTAGCTCTGCCTGCAGCCATTGGCTCCAGCTTCTGTCTAATTTCCCACACTTACCATCACAGCCTCTCACTGACTTTTTGTTACCTGACAATCAATCTACAGCAGAGttctgctgttttcattttcacattaCCCCATATGTATCAGAGCCACACCTTCCGTTGCCTCTCTGTCTTCTGCTTCTATTTATTTCATCTACCCTAGCAATCATACTGTTATCACAGATTTCTGTCACTTGGAACCCATCTcttgatttaaattaaaatgtacttGTTGAGTAAATTCTGTGCCCACTGTAGACTTTCCTTTGGCTCCCGTGATCTCATCAGATTAAAATTTcttctggttttgttttcttcctttaagaGTATCTTTCCAGtcagtttctttgtttctttcttcttcatttcctcaTGAACTTGGACTTTTCGTTTTCTGGccatcttctcctttcttctgccttctaGACAGCATCCAGAATGTGGCTGAGAACCCCTCTTCCAAGAGGCACATCTAAGTAAGttcatccacacatccatccatccatttagtcattcattccttcagcaaatatttattaagcatttactatggcTACTGGAAAGTATCCAGAGGGCATCTACAGATGGGAGAGTTCTCCCTGTAGGACCATCAGTGCAGCTGTGTGTTATACTTTCAGGAAAAGCCAATTTTGTAAAGCAACATAGTGACAGAGGAAATGTTGGAGATTACAAGCACCAAATCCAAGTTCCAGCTCTTCTGTTTTTCAGCTAAGCAACATTTAAAGTTATTTCAGATCACTGagtttgagtttctttttgaatTCATGCTGATtgtaaaaaatccaaataataaaGGTTTATATAGTAAAAGTGGAGGTTGTCCTCCAAATTCACTCCCCAGGAATAACCACTCTTACCAAATTGCTGTGtattttccagacttttttctaaatatatagctatatatgtctacctatatatttatctttctttttttccccacttcttAAAGAGGTGGGATAATAACTTTAAAGGGTTTTGTGGTGAGTTAGTTTGATATGTCTGTGAAAGGACTTTGTAAGTCATGGAAGGCTGTGTAAATGGTAATTACCGAAAGGTGGGAAATGTCTTCGTTTTTATATTCTACCCAATTCCCTTGTACATTTCAGATATAAATGTGAAGTTTGGGCAAAAGGGTAGGACTGATCCCACTTGTGGCCCGTTTCTTCTCTGCAGACACATTTCTGTTTTCCAAACCTGTTGTCATATCTCAgctaaaagaaggaagagagccaTGGTCTAACAACAGAGGAGTCCTAAGAGGTACCTATCCAGGAGCATGAGGGACAATGCAGTTTGATGTGAGAGGAAGAGCCAGATGTTTTGTAAAAAGAAGGGGTCGGGGGCTGTTTTCCTTGGGCTTTTCTGGGTTACAAGGTGGAATCACACCCAGGGAACCTAAGACATCCTAAGGACACCACAGCAGCTGCACTCTAGTGTTTAGAcagtttttgtctatttatctccatTCTCACCTTAAACTCCTCCAAGTAAAGAGGGTCTGATTGAGTTGGTTGGACCCTGTCCAATATGGGCCAGTCCTATGGGGCCGCCTTTGGCTCAGGTGCCAGTCCCTGGGCCAGTCAGTTGAGGCCATAGTAATAAGATTGATTTCAATACTTTCTTTTTcgttcatgcaacaaatatttattgagcaagtactatgtgccaggcatgattCTCAGggaataaaacagaaagataCTGCTGTCATGGAGATTAGATTGTAGcaagaggaagacaaagaaaaaacatacaaataaggAGATGATATAGTATGTTAGAAGGTGGCACGTGCTTTGGAATAAAGCAGAAGTTAAACAGGATAAGGGAGATTATGAATGCTGTGGATGGGGCAAACAGATTGCagtattaaataaaagaattaagaagGTGAGAGTTGAGCAAAAacttgaaggaagtgagagagagagccTTGCTGTTATCTGAGGTGAGAGCTtttcagaagagagaaatgcTAGAGTGCAGGCCTTGTACTGGGAATGCACCTAGGATGGCTGTGGATTTGAAAGTCATAAAGTACTTCCTGAAGCACCTAGAATAGTACAAGCTTAATACTTGttccataaatgaatgaatgaatgaatgtatacaTGAGGTAACTTTCCTTGGGAAGTTAAGGCTCCCTACTTCAAAATGAGGAGAGTGTTCTAAGGGAAAACTCCAGAGATGCCGCCTGATTCTGACCCTTCTTTCCCTTGAGCAAgtataaaaaaatctttccagGCCCAGTCCACGTAAGGATGGACTGAGCTGCATTTTGCCAAAGAAGGCAGGCTTCTGTATTACCTGGAGGAAGGTGTTACCACCTGGCCCTTCTGTTTCTAACCTCCCTACTCTGCTGTAGGGTTACATCAGGTTAGAAGCACCTTGTATTTCTGAGCACATAGTGACCCTCCCATAGACTCAGGGAACAAGTGATATTTACctggtcttttttgtttcagatgAAATGACCAAGACTGAGGACAGAGAGTTGGTGCTAAGGAAAGACTGTCCTAAGGTAGTGGAGCcacatgggaaaatattttatggACGGATCTGGGAGGTATCACACCAGAATCACCAACGTGGAGAAGTTGGTGAACACAAGGGTCGGATAGAAGGGCACTGGGGAAAGCCCTTAGGAGAAGGACAGCACAAATGTGATGAATGTGGGAAGAGCTTTGCTCAGAGCTCAGGTCTCATTcgacatcagagaattcacactggagaaagaccCTATGAATGTAACGAGTGTGGGAAAACCTTCAGTCGCAGTTCTGGCCTGTTTAATCACCGAGGAATCCACAATATACAGAAACGGTACCACTGTAAggagtgtgggaaggccttcagtcAGAGTGCAGGTCTTATCCAGCACCAGAGAATCCACAAGGGAGAAAAGCCCCATCAGTGCAGCCAGTGCGGTAAGAGCTACAGTCGGCGTTCATTTCTCATCGAGCATCAGAGAAGCCACACCGGGGAGCGACCTCACCAGTGCAACGAATGTGGGAAAAGCTTTAATCGCCACTGCAATCTCATCCGCCATCAAAAGATCCACATGGTGGCTGAGCTGGTCTAAACTTTGCTATGTGCAAGTTTTCTGGATCATTGGCCAAGTCGTGTGGGGGTAGGTTAAGACTAGAAAATGCCTTTCTTCCTGTCTCCACTAAATGTGTTTTAGAACAAATGCTGACCTGTGGTCCAGGGGCATCTGAAGAGGAAGGTTTGGGTTTTTGAAGCTGCTGCTTTCCCTTTGGTTCCTTTACCCCTTCCCAGTTCTTACTACCCCCATCTCTTATTTATTCTCATTGAGATGGCTGCTAAACCTTCCCAATATTGTAATAAATGGTGCTGCTGTAGCCGACTTGCCTGAAAGGTCTGTATCTGTGTTTAATTCCTAAAGATCACATAGAGCCCTGCTGATGTTTTATGATAAATGGGTCTTTGGTGTTCCCATGGCCAGTACCGACATGGTAAACATCTTTTCTGCCTTACTGCTTCCCTCTGGCTCCTACATGACACTCCCTTGGAATAGTGACCAGCATTGGCTGGGTGTTTTGTTGTTTGCAGAGTTCTTCCCTTTACTTAACCACATTTGGTCCTTACAACAGCCACGCAGGAGAATGAGTATTATCatgatctcattttacagatggggaatctgaggctcagaaaatcCAAGCATCAGAGCCAGGGTTTAaaccctggacttttatttttagtacctttttatttttggaatactTTTAGACTTATAAAAAAGTGGCAAAAATAGAGTTCTCATATATCCGTCACCCAGCTTCCCTTAATGTTAACATCTAACATCAGATCTTTTTAGTTAAACCCTTGACTTTTGACTCCAAATCCCTATCTGTTTATAGTGTCATGCTTCATATTGGTATTCTCACATTTCCTCACTTAAGCTTAGTCACCTGAAACTCCTTTAGTGCTTTTCCGTCACGTCTTCAGCGTTACAAAAAGTCCTCTGTATCCTGGGTACAAGGCCACATCAGAGATTGGGATCACCATCCAGATAAGATGCTTTAAAAACTGCTGTCTGAAGTCTCCTGAATCTTTCCTTTCTGTTGCTTGGCTTAGGTCTGGAGAAAAATTTGCCTCCCTGTATGTTGTTGGGAAGTTTTCCTAGAGTTTGGATAATGGGTGAGAGAATGTGTTGGTAGCAGCTCAAAGAAGACTTATGTACCTTGTGTGTTCTGCACCCAAAGGAAGCTCTTTCCCAGGGAAGTTTCCTCATGGGGAGCAGGAATCCACTCTTCTTGGGACTAAAACAGGCTTGAGGCTTGATCCGAAAGGCTCTCTTGGCCTCCCCTCCCTTGTTCCCTCTTATGATTTCTTCACCAAGGCTGCAGCtccatctttttcctttaatgtaTTTGATGTTTGGAAGTTTCCCTAGAGATGGGAGTGAAGGCAGGAACATCCTGCAGTTTGCTCAGGATGGTCCCTGTGCATACACGATTTGAGCTTTGTGCCGTTTTCAGTAACTCCAAAATGTGTTGCACGGGGCAGCCAACTCTTGAATTGGGGATTATATAATTTAACCCctctggaaaatttcaaacaaacaaCAGTGGAATAGCATAGTGAACCCCCATGTACTCATCACCCACTTTCAACAGTTACCAACTCATGGcccatttgtttcatttataccttatattatatcatatcatattatgttatattatatataacatgtattatattattatgtatttattgtttattatatatattatattatactcACTTCCTTTGGATAACTttgaagcaaatttgaaatgtaaatgttGATTCAGGTTGAGATCATTAAGCGGATGTGGTGACTGAGTCCTTTCTCGATCCCAGTctctatctccttttttcttgtttctccacTGAGTGAGTGGCCTAGGAAGTTGGATTTTAAGTCAAAGCCCGTATTAAGTTTCCCATCACAGGGAGATAAATTACCTCATACACAGCATCACCTAAGAATTCCATAAAATGTCAGCTTAAACTAAGGCATCCATTTCCCTCTCTATCAGAGAAAAGTTCTACACTTTGGGGGGCAGCACAAGATGAATTTCCACATCACAGCAGGTGTAAAGGATAAAGCTCTGGGATCATTTGATAGAAAT is part of the Equus caballus isolate H_3958 breed thoroughbred chromosome 20, TB-T2T, whole genome shotgun sequence genome and harbors:
- the ZSCAN9 gene encoding zinc finger and SCAN domain-containing protein 9 isoform X1; this encodes MNTGSKEVLSLDVQAPEVREELLRVKMKTESQLQMQESRLKRNNPLAREIFRRRFRQLCYQETPGPREALTRLRELCHQWLRPHVSTKEQILELLVLEQFLSILPKELQGWVREHCPESGEEAVTLLEDLERELDEPQHEMVAHRRGQEDLVKETVPLGEQTSLSLESEPKEPQLLCDPAQEPRSIGEADTFLFSKPVVISQLKEGREPWSNNRGVLRDEMTKTEDRELVLRKDCPKVVEPHGKIFYGRIWEVSHQNHQRGEVGEHKGRIEGHWGKPLGEGQHKCDECGKSFAQSSGLIRHQRIHTGERPYECNECGKTFSRSSGLFNHRGIHNIQKRYHCKECGKAFSQSAGLIQHQRIHKGEKPHQCSQCGKSYSRRSFLIEHQRSHTGERPHQCNECGKSFNRHCNLIRHQKIHMVAELV
- the ZSCAN9 gene encoding zinc finger and SCAN domain-containing protein 9 isoform X2, whose amino-acid sequence is MNTGSKEVLSLDVQAPEVREELLRVKMKTESQLQMQESRLKRNNPLAREIFRRRFRQLCYQETPGPREALTRLRELCHQWLRPHVSTKEQILELLVLEQFLSILPKELQGWVREHCPESGEEAVTLLEDLERELDEPQHEMVAHRRGQEDLVKETVPLGEQTSLSLESEPKEPQLLCDPAQEPRSIGEADEMTKTEDRELVLRKDCPKVVEPHGKIFYGRIWEVSHQNHQRGEVGEHKGRIEGHWGKPLGEGQHKCDECGKSFAQSSGLIRHQRIHTGERPYECNECGKTFSRSSGLFNHRGIHNIQKRYHCKECGKAFSQSAGLIQHQRIHKGEKPHQCSQCGKSYSRRSFLIEHQRSHTGERPHQCNECGKSFNRHCNLIRHQKIHMVAELV